One genomic window of Actinoplanes lobatus includes the following:
- a CDS encoding ABC transporter ATP-binding protein produces the protein MELHAVHKVHRRGTQEVRALNGVSIGFPAGTFTAIMGPSGSGKSTLLQCAAGLAEPTAGRILVSGEDIGRMDERARTALRRERIGFVFQAFNLVASLTAAQNVELPLRFAGRRPDRAEVDLALSAVGLGERTGHRPSELSGGQQQRVALARALITRPDVLFADEPTGALDTTSAREMLAMLRRLVDQQAQTTLMVTHDPVAASYADMVVFLKDGRIADRLELEPADRTRPGRIAAQMARLEA, from the coding sequence GTGGAACTCCACGCCGTACACAAGGTCCATCGGCGGGGCACCCAGGAGGTCCGGGCGCTCAACGGTGTGTCCATCGGCTTTCCGGCGGGTACCTTCACCGCGATCATGGGCCCCTCCGGTTCCGGCAAGTCGACATTGCTGCAATGCGCCGCCGGGCTGGCCGAGCCCACCGCAGGACGGATCCTCGTCTCCGGTGAGGACATCGGCCGCATGGACGAGCGCGCGCGCACCGCCCTGCGCCGGGAGCGGATCGGCTTCGTGTTTCAGGCGTTCAACCTGGTCGCCTCCCTGACCGCGGCACAGAACGTGGAGTTGCCGCTGCGCTTCGCCGGTCGCCGCCCCGACCGCGCCGAGGTGGACCTTGCGCTGTCCGCGGTTGGCCTGGGCGAACGCACCGGACACCGGCCGAGCGAGCTCTCCGGCGGTCAGCAGCAGCGGGTAGCGCTGGCCCGCGCGCTGATCACCCGACCAGATGTGTTGTTCGCCGACGAGCCGACCGGCGCACTCGACACCACATCCGCACGCGAGATGCTCGCGATGCTGCGCCGGCTGGTGGACCAGCAGGCGCAGACCACCCTCATGGTCACCCACGATCCGGTCGCCGCGTCGTACGCCGACATGGTGGTCTTCCTGAAGGACGGCCGGATCGCCGACCGCCTGGAGCTCGAACCGGCCGACCGGACGAGGCCGGGCCGGATCGCCGCCCAGATGGCCCGGCTGGAGGCATGA